In one window of Kitasatospora sp. MMS16-BH015 DNA:
- a CDS encoding ABC transporter ATP-binding protein, which translates to MLGWRVALVLSVPVEAGATLLLPGLVGEVVDGGRGVWALAAVLLLGAVTGAVAAAAGPACGAEVTVALRGRLLRHVLALGPAQPLAPGDLTARLVGAAADAGGGFAARLGAVAALVTSVGAVIGLGVLSPWLALAFLGGLVPGILLIRLFLSRAGAVFQRYQEVQSTLAAGLTQALGGLRSIHAAGAEQRETSRVLSPLPELSATGHALWSTQRRTVWQATALVAVVELAVLTTAGLQVAQGALPPGALAAAAGWTALGVGFFEQVEALAGVAHARAGLHRVTEVLDTPAPAVGTRRLPGGNGELVFEEVLVRDGGQVLLGPLSLTVPGGRTVALVGRSGAGKSVLTSLAGRLREPDEGRVLIDGVPVAELATAELRRAVGYAFERPVLVGPTLGEALEGAEARHTEAARADGFLARLPAGRRTPPHELRLSGGELQRLGLARLLAVDPRVMVLDDATSSLDLATEHQISQALAEATAGRTRLVVAHRARVAAEADLVAWLDGGRLRALAPHSTLLADPAYRATLAGTHLDQELTR; encoded by the coding sequence GTGCTCGGGTGGCGAGTGGCCCTCGTGCTGAGCGTGCCGGTGGAGGCCGGGGCGACTCTGCTGCTGCCCGGACTGGTCGGCGAGGTGGTGGACGGCGGGCGCGGGGTGTGGGCGCTGGCGGCCGTCCTGCTGCTGGGGGCGGTGACCGGTGCCGTGGCCGCCGCGGCCGGGCCGGCCTGCGGGGCCGAGGTGACGGTGGCGCTGCGCGGTCGGCTGCTGCGGCACGTCCTGGCCTTGGGGCCCGCGCAGCCGTTGGCCCCCGGTGACCTCACCGCCCGACTGGTCGGGGCCGCCGCCGACGCGGGGGGCGGGTTCGCCGCGCGGCTGGGCGCCGTCGCCGCACTGGTCACCTCGGTCGGGGCCGTGATCGGCCTCGGGGTGCTCTCGCCCTGGCTGGCCCTGGCCTTCCTCGGCGGGCTGGTGCCCGGCATCCTGCTGATCCGGCTGTTCCTGAGCCGGGCCGGGGCGGTCTTCCAGCGGTACCAAGAGGTGCAGTCCACCCTCGCGGCCGGGCTCACCCAGGCCCTCGGCGGGCTCCGCAGCATCCACGCCGCCGGCGCCGAACAGCGCGAGACGAGCCGGGTGCTCAGTCCGCTGCCCGAACTCTCCGCCACCGGCCACGCGTTGTGGTCCACCCAGCGCCGTACGGTCTGGCAGGCCACGGCCCTGGTGGCCGTCGTCGAGCTCGCCGTACTGACCACCGCCGGACTCCAGGTCGCCCAAGGGGCGCTGCCCCCGGGTGCGTTGGCGGCGGCGGCCGGCTGGACGGCCCTCGGGGTGGGCTTCTTCGAACAGGTGGAGGCGCTGGCCGGCGTGGCCCACGCCCGGGCCGGGCTGCACCGGGTGACCGAGGTGCTCGACACCCCCGCACCCGCCGTCGGCACCCGTCGACTTCCGGGCGGCAACGGCGAGTTGGTCTTCGAGGAGGTGCTGGTCCGGGACGGCGGACAGGTGCTGCTCGGCCCGCTCAGCCTGACCGTGCCCGGCGGGCGGACGGTGGCCCTGGTCGGGCGGTCCGGGGCCGGCAAGTCGGTGCTCACCAGCCTGGCCGGGCGGCTGCGGGAGCCGGACGAGGGGCGGGTGCTGATCGACGGCGTCCCGGTGGCGGAGCTCGCCACCGCCGAGCTGCGCCGGGCCGTCGGCTACGCCTTCGAGCGGCCCGTGCTGGTCGGGCCGACCCTGGGCGAGGCGCTGGAAGGCGCCGAGGCCCGGCACACCGAGGCGGCCCGGGCCGACGGCTTCCTCGCCCGACTGCCCGCCGGGCGCCGCACCCCGCCGCACGAACTCAGGCTCTCCGGCGGCGAGTTGCAGCGCCTCGGGCTGGCCCGACTGCTCGCCGTCGACCCCCGGGTGATGGTGCTGGACGACGCCACCTCCAGCCTCGACCTCGCCACCGAGCACCAGATCAGCCAGGCCCTGGCCGAGGCCACCGCCGGCCGCACCCGCCTGGTCGTCGCCCACCGCGCCCGCGTCGCCGCCGAGGCCGACCTGGTCGCCTGGCTGGACGGCGGCCGCCTGCGCGCTCTGGCCCCGCACAGCACTCTGCTCGCCGACCCGGCATACCGGGCCACCCTCGCGGGCACCCATCTCGACCAGGAACTCACCCGTTGA
- a CDS encoding ABC transporter ATP-binding protein produces MSRLRHAPAWALLGSHLATVRPAAVRVLAWSGVEALPALLSGLLLSHAVDQGFLAGRPGVGCAWLAGLGLAYGIRAHATRAAFPYVAAVVEPLRDSLVTRVVRSALAAPEPDPSAVARITEQVESVRQLTATLLRTLRGVGVTLVAALLGLAVLAPVVLPLVLPPLLIGGVLFARLLRPLLARRRAVVMADERVAAETTRAFEGLRDITACGSQQRVCAALTAAVREQGAAVRALGRATALRTLAVALAGRAPVLAVALASPWLVGDRWLTTGQVLGVAAYLLQQLEPAVRTLAGMLGGWVLELAVTLDRLATLPVPAPTAGPVVDAVTPPLVGVRVRGLGHAYGPTAQPVLDGFDLVLNPGDHLAVVGPSGTGKSTLAALLAGLLVPLRGEVLIGGVRPHEVTGPERARLLALMPQEAYLFDGTVAENLCWLAPDTPPHRLAEAVGLLGAAELVDRLGGLDGMVGEGLSAGERQLLALVRTYLSPAPLVVLDEATSHLDAAAEARVETAFAARPGILVVIAHRLGSALRADRVLLLDAGRGVTARHGDLQVISPLYRELVGHWRGQAAVPSRLAARDGTAA; encoded by the coding sequence ATGAGCAGACTGCGCCACGCCCCGGCCTGGGCCCTGCTGGGCAGCCACCTCGCCACCGTCCGTCCGGCGGCGGTCCGGGTGCTGGCCTGGTCGGGTGTCGAGGCGCTGCCCGCACTGCTCTCCGGGCTGCTGCTCTCGCACGCCGTCGACCAGGGCTTCCTCGCCGGGCGGCCGGGGGTGGGCTGCGCCTGGCTGGCCGGGCTCGGGCTGGCCTACGGGATCCGGGCGCACGCCACCCGGGCCGCCTTCCCGTACGTGGCGGCGGTGGTCGAGCCGCTGCGGGATTCGCTGGTGACCCGGGTGGTGCGCAGCGCCCTGGCCGCGCCGGAGCCGGACCCGTCGGCCGTCGCCCGGATCACCGAACAGGTTGAGTCGGTACGGCAGTTGACCGCCACCCTGCTCCGCACGCTGCGCGGGGTCGGGGTCACCCTGGTCGCCGCCCTGCTGGGCCTGGCGGTGCTGGCACCGGTCGTGCTGCCGCTGGTGCTGCCGCCCCTGCTGATCGGCGGGGTGCTCTTCGCCCGGCTGCTCCGGCCGCTGCTGGCACGGCGGCGCGCGGTGGTGATGGCGGACGAACGGGTGGCCGCCGAGACCACCCGGGCCTTCGAGGGCTTGCGGGACATCACCGCCTGCGGCTCGCAGCAGCGCGTCTGCGCCGCGCTGACGGCGGCCGTCCGGGAGCAGGGCGCCGCCGTCCGGGCGCTGGGCCGGGCCACCGCGCTGCGGACCCTGGCCGTGGCGCTGGCCGGCCGGGCGCCGGTGCTGGCCGTGGCGCTGGCCTCGCCTTGGCTGGTGGGCGACCGCTGGTTGACCACCGGGCAGGTGCTGGGCGTGGCCGCCTACCTGCTCCAGCAACTGGAGCCCGCGGTAAGGACCTTGGCGGGCATGCTGGGCGGCTGGGTGCTCGAACTGGCCGTCACCCTGGACCGCCTGGCCACCCTGCCCGTTCCCGCCCCGACCGCCGGGCCCGTGGTCGACGCCGTCACCCCGCCGCTGGTGGGCGTACGGGTGCGCGGGCTCGGCCACGCCTACGGGCCGACTGCGCAGCCCGTACTGGACGGGTTCGACCTGGTGCTGAACCCGGGTGACCACCTCGCGGTGGTCGGCCCCAGCGGCACCGGCAAGTCCACCCTCGCCGCCCTGCTGGCCGGGCTGCTGGTGCCGCTGCGCGGGGAGGTGCTGATCGGCGGGGTGCGGCCGCACGAGGTGACCGGGCCGGAGCGGGCACGGCTGCTGGCCCTGATGCCGCAGGAGGCGTACCTGTTCGACGGCACGGTGGCCGAGAATCTCTGCTGGCTCGCCCCCGACACCCCGCCGCACCGGCTCGCCGAGGCGGTCGGCCTGCTCGGCGCGGCCGAACTCGTGGACCGGCTGGGCGGGTTGGACGGAATGGTGGGCGAGGGGTTGTCGGCCGGGGAGCGGCAGCTGCTGGCCCTGGTCCGCACCTATCTCTCCCCCGCGCCGCTGGTGGTGCTGGACGAGGCCACCTCGCACCTGGACGCGGCGGCCGAGGCTCGGGTGGAGACGGCCTTCGCCGCACGCCCCGGCATCCTGGTGGTGATCGCCCACCGGCTCGGCTCCGCGCTGCGCGCCGACCGGGTGCTGCTGCTCGACGCCGGACGCGGCGTCACCGCCCGGCACGGCGACCTCCAGGTGATCTCGCCGCTCTACCGCGAGCTGGTCGGCCACTGGCGCGGGCAGGCTGCCGTGCCCTCCCGGCTCGCCGCCCGGGACGGCACGGCAGCCTGA
- a CDS encoding MFS transporter, with product MRHPSVVTDAAPAVPRPVERQPSTTGARVPASRSHATVPPEQTARGLRFRSVRALHGARTAWALGALAYAVAQLNRTSLAVAAPLAQQRFHLGATGLGVLTALQLLCYACAQLPAGLVADRYGPRAALTGALLCMGAGQAVLAFVPGFTPAMVSRVLVGAGDGFVYLATLRLCASWFPQNRFAAVNNLTGAIGAIGQLCAALPLAQALHLLGWQVSFGAVSTASALLALVVALLLRDRPRSAPVPAPAPVGAAVLGAALRSRGVHLAVAAHLALMGPFVVFNALWGYTFLTQCHGLAPTTAQLLLTAGVGVTASVSWITGRAAARAPEIRVPLVIGVTGAHLAGWLLLWTGGPVSTVALFLLPLLVGGSGGVALLSFSFAKEDCPPQSAATYCGVVNVIGFATALLSALAVGVLRDHLPGSPQTALGWAVLPIPALALAGLLALLRLRRPALRRPRG from the coding sequence ATGAGACATCCGTCCGTCGTGACCGACGCCGCCCCCGCCGTCCCCCGACCGGTGGAGCGGCAGCCCTCCACCACCGGCGCGCGGGTGCCGGCCAGCCGGAGCCACGCCACGGTGCCGCCCGAGCAGACCGCGCGGGGGCTCCGGTTCAGGTCCGTCCGGGCTCTCCACGGTGCCCGGACGGCGTGGGCACTGGGCGCGCTCGCCTACGCGGTGGCACAGCTCAACCGCACCTCGCTGGCCGTAGCGGCCCCGCTCGCCCAACAGCGCTTCCACCTCGGCGCCACCGGGCTCGGGGTACTGACCGCCCTCCAACTGCTCTGCTACGCCTGCGCGCAGTTGCCCGCCGGGCTGGTCGCCGACCGCTACGGCCCCCGCGCCGCCCTGACCGGGGCACTCCTGTGCATGGGAGCGGGGCAGGCCGTGCTCGCCTTCGTGCCCGGCTTCACGCCGGCGATGGTGTCACGCGTCCTGGTCGGGGCCGGTGACGGCTTCGTCTACCTGGCCACGCTCCGGCTCTGCGCGTCATGGTTCCCGCAGAATCGATTCGCTGCCGTCAACAACCTGACCGGCGCGATCGGAGCGATCGGCCAACTGTGCGCGGCACTGCCGTTGGCCCAGGCGCTGCACCTGCTCGGGTGGCAGGTGTCCTTCGGGGCCGTCTCGACCGCCAGCGCCCTGCTCGCACTGGTCGTCGCGCTCCTGCTGCGGGACCGGCCCCGGTCCGCCCCGGTCCCGGCGCCGGCCCCGGTCGGCGCCGCAGTCCTCGGCGCCGCCCTGCGCAGCCGAGGTGTGCACCTGGCCGTGGCCGCCCACCTGGCGCTGATGGGACCGTTCGTCGTGTTCAACGCGCTCTGGGGCTACACCTTCCTGACCCAGTGCCACGGGCTCGCGCCGACCACCGCGCAGCTGCTTCTGACGGCGGGCGTGGGCGTCACGGCGAGCGTGTCCTGGATCACCGGCCGGGCGGCGGCCCGGGCGCCGGAGATCAGGGTGCCGCTGGTGATCGGAGTCACCGGCGCCCATCTGGCGGGGTGGCTGCTGCTGTGGACCGGCGGCCCGGTCTCCACGGTGGCCCTCTTCCTGCTGCCGCTGCTGGTCGGGGGCAGCGGAGGGGTCGCGCTGCTCTCGTTCTCCTTCGCCAAGGAGGACTGCCCGCCGCAGTCGGCGGCGACCTACTGCGGGGTGGTCAACGTGATCGGCTTCGCCACGGCCCTGCTCTCGGCCCTGGCCGTGGGCGTCCTGCGCGACCACCTGCCCGGCAGCCCCCAGACCGCGCTGGGTTGGGCCGTGCTGCCGATCCCGGCCCTCGCCCTGGCCGGGCTGCTGGCCCTGCTGCGACTCCGGCGGCCCGCACTGCGCCGGCCACGCGGCTAG
- a CDS encoding flavoprotein yields the protein MTERRAPFLYVLVCASGIAPRVSELIAAAQAEGWRVGVVATPTALGFIDPAAIEAQTGYPIRSAWRTPGEPKPLPPADAIAVAPATFNTVNKWAAGISDTLALGILCEAYGLGTPVAVQPYLNAAQAAHPAYARSLAGLREMGVLVDEQEPFGPGTDPAAYRWTGVLDLLRPVLTGTAPEAGL from the coding sequence GTGACCGAGCGCCGCGCACCGTTCCTCTACGTCCTCGTCTGCGCCTCCGGGATCGCGCCCCGGGTCAGCGAGTTGATCGCCGCCGCCCAGGCCGAGGGGTGGCGGGTCGGGGTGGTCGCCACCCCCACCGCGCTCGGGTTCATCGACCCGGCGGCGATCGAGGCGCAGACCGGCTACCCGATCCGTTCGGCCTGGCGCACCCCCGGCGAGCCCAAGCCGCTGCCCCCGGCCGACGCGATCGCGGTCGCGCCCGCCACCTTCAACACCGTCAACAAGTGGGCCGCCGGCATCTCCGACACCCTGGCCCTCGGCATTCTCTGCGAGGCGTACGGCCTCGGCACCCCGGTCGCCGTCCAGCCCTACCTCAACGCGGCCCAGGCCGCCCACCCCGCGTACGCCCGCAGCCTGGCCGGGCTCCGGGAGATGGGCGTCCTGGTGGACGAACAGGAGCCGTTCGGCCCGGGCACCGACCCCGCCGCATACCGCTGGACCGGCGTGCTCGACCTGCTCCGACCGGTGCTGACCGGGACGGCCCCGGAGGCCGGGCTCTAG